A single window of Oerskovia paurometabola DNA harbors:
- a CDS encoding trans-sulfuration enzyme family protein — protein sequence MTTEPTVHRAPLSPATIAVAAGRPPREQGGPVNPPVVLSSTYVSRGVQQPGELLYTRMDTETWHPFEEALATLEGASEPGIVFSSGMAAVAAVFSFVPAGGKVVLPRHAYQVTLGFADDLAARHGVEVVRVDVADTDQVLAAIGGADLLLLESPTNPMLEVADLPVLLAAAREQGVLTAVDNTFATPLGQQPLTLGADVVVHSVTKYLAGHSDVVLGAVVTNDPDLATKVRAYRTLHGAIAGPWEVWLALRGLRTLALRVERAQANAAEIARRLAEHPLVEEVRHPSLPTDPGHERAARTMNGFGSILGLRPRGGREAADALVEAVELWVPATSLGGVESSLERRRRFATESHTVPEDLLRLSVGIEDVEDLWADLDQALRAAVRG from the coding sequence ATGACGACCGAGCCCACCGTCCACCGCGCCCCGCTGTCCCCCGCCACGATCGCGGTCGCTGCGGGACGCCCGCCGCGCGAGCAGGGCGGGCCGGTCAACCCGCCCGTGGTCCTGTCCTCGACGTACGTGTCACGCGGCGTGCAGCAACCCGGCGAGCTGCTCTACACGCGCATGGACACCGAGACGTGGCACCCGTTCGAGGAGGCCCTGGCCACCCTCGAGGGGGCCTCGGAGCCGGGCATCGTGTTCAGCAGCGGCATGGCGGCCGTCGCGGCGGTCTTCTCGTTCGTCCCGGCGGGCGGCAAGGTCGTCCTGCCCCGGCACGCCTACCAGGTCACGCTGGGGTTCGCCGACGACCTCGCGGCCCGGCACGGGGTCGAGGTCGTCCGGGTCGACGTCGCCGACACCGACCAGGTGCTCGCCGCGATCGGCGGGGCGGACCTGCTCCTGCTCGAGTCCCCGACCAACCCCATGCTCGAGGTCGCGGACCTGCCCGTGCTCCTGGCCGCGGCACGCGAGCAGGGCGTGCTCACGGCGGTCGACAACACCTTCGCGACCCCGCTCGGGCAGCAGCCGCTCACCCTGGGTGCGGACGTCGTCGTGCACTCGGTGACCAAGTACCTCGCGGGGCACTCCGACGTCGTGCTCGGGGCCGTCGTCACGAACGACCCGGACCTGGCCACGAAGGTCCGTGCCTACCGGACCCTGCACGGCGCGATCGCCGGGCCGTGGGAGGTGTGGCTCGCGCTGCGCGGGCTGCGCACGCTCGCGCTGCGCGTCGAGCGTGCGCAGGCCAACGCCGCCGAGATCGCCCGGCGCCTGGCCGAGCACCCGCTCGTCGAGGAGGTCCGCCACCCGAGCCTCCCGACGGACCCTGGCCACGAGCGTGCGGCCCGCACCATGAACGGCTTCGGGTCGATCCTCGGGCTGCGCCCCCGAGGCGGTCGCGAGGCCGCCGACGCGCTCGTCGAGGCCGTCGAGCTCTGGGTCCCGGCGACGAGCCTGGGCGGGGTCGAGTCGAGCCTCGAGCGCCGGAGGCGGTTCGCGACCGAGTCCCACACGGTCCCCGAGGACCTGCTGCGCCTGAGCGTCGGCATCGAGGACGTCGAGGACCTGTGGGCGGACCTCGACCAGGCCCTGCGCGCGGCGGTCCGCGGCTAG
- a CDS encoding acyl-CoA dehydrogenase family protein produces the protein MTSPLLTDDLLDRIRSRAATYDRENSFFTEDFEELTAAGYLKAFVPVAMGGPGLGLRDVAHEQVRLAGAAPATALAVNMHHVWTGVARYLYERGDHSLDFVLEEAARGEVFAFGYSEPGNDLVLFGSRTQARPDGEGGYSFHGRKIFTSLSPAWTRLGVLGIETATEDGPTLEGDPRLVHAFVTREGGGVDVLDDWDTVGMRASQSRTTMLVGAHAPADRVVRRLAPGPSTDPLVLAIFTTFEILLASVYTGIGRRALELAVENAHRRTSMKSGGRPLSQDPDIRWRVADAGIAMDGIYPQIDQLAGEIDALVDRGAGWFTAVAGLKVRATETARVVVDQAIRVSGGSSYFASSELGRLYRDVLAGIFHPSDDESAHSTFASALLGPLED, from the coding sequence ATGACCTCTCCGCTGCTGACCGACGACCTGCTCGACCGCATCCGCTCGCGCGCCGCGACCTACGACCGGGAGAACTCGTTCTTCACCGAGGACTTCGAGGAGCTGACCGCGGCCGGCTACCTGAAGGCGTTCGTGCCCGTCGCGATGGGTGGCCCGGGACTGGGCCTGCGCGACGTCGCGCACGAGCAGGTCCGCCTCGCGGGCGCTGCGCCCGCGACCGCGCTCGCCGTGAACATGCACCACGTCTGGACCGGCGTCGCGCGCTACCTGTACGAGCGCGGGGACCACTCGCTCGACTTCGTCCTGGAGGAGGCCGCGCGCGGCGAGGTCTTCGCGTTCGGCTACTCCGAGCCGGGCAACGACCTGGTGCTCTTCGGGTCCCGGACGCAGGCCCGCCCCGACGGCGAGGGCGGCTACTCGTTCCACGGCCGGAAGATCTTCACGTCCCTGTCCCCCGCGTGGACGCGGCTGGGCGTGCTCGGGATCGAGACGGCCACCGAGGACGGCCCCACGCTGGAGGGCGACCCGCGACTCGTGCACGCGTTCGTGACGCGCGAGGGCGGCGGCGTCGACGTGCTCGACGACTGGGACACGGTCGGCATGCGCGCGAGCCAGAGCCGCACGACCATGCTCGTGGGCGCGCACGCCCCGGCCGACCGGGTCGTGCGGCGGTTGGCCCCCGGACCCTCGACCGACCCGCTCGTGCTCGCGATCTTCACGACGTTCGAGATCCTCCTCGCGTCGGTGTACACGGGCATCGGCCGGCGCGCCCTCGAGCTCGCCGTCGAGAACGCCCACCGACGTACCTCGATGAAGAGCGGCGGCAGGCCGCTGTCGCAGGACCCCGACATCCGCTGGCGCGTCGCCGACGCGGGCATCGCGATGGACGGGATCTACCCGCAGATCGACCAGCTCGCAGGAGAGATCGACGCCCTCGTGGACCGTGGCGCGGGCTGGTTCACCGCGGTCGCGGGCCTCAAGGTGCGCGCCACCGAGACCGCGCGCGTCGTCGTCGACCAGGCGATCCGGGTGTCCGGCGGGTCGTCCTACTTCGCGTCCTCCGAGCTCGGGAGGCTCTACCGCGACGTTCTCGCGGGCATCTTCCACCCGTCCGACGACGAGTCCGCGCACTCGACGTTCGCGAGCGCGCTGCTGGGGCCGCTCGAGGACTGA
- a CDS encoding D-alanine--D-alanine ligase family protein yields MSSQPEPSAPARKTRVLILFGGRSGEHVISCATAGGVMRAIDRERYEVIPVGITKAGQWVLAADEPERWEITPGNLPEVTATGGEVLLPLAVGQRALRVLEPGEFPRELGEVDVVFPLLHGPFGEDGTLQGLLELADVPYVGAGVLASAVGMDKQFMKLVLAGQGLPIAPYTVIRPGEWDRNPAAWTETVAGLGLPVFVKPARAGSSLGITKVDDLADLPAAIAEARRHDPKVLVEAGVVGREIECAVLGGREGERPRASLPGEIVVTDAHHDFYDFEAKYLDEAGVELSCPADLPPHLVDEVRDIAVRTFEAVGAEGLSRVDVFVTTDGQVIVNEINTMPGFTPFSMYPRMWEKSGITYPELIDELIQLALQRPTGLR; encoded by the coding sequence ATGTCCAGCCAGCCAGAACCCAGTGCTCCCGCGCGCAAGACGCGCGTCCTCATCCTCTTCGGCGGACGCTCCGGCGAGCACGTGATCTCGTGCGCCACCGCGGGTGGCGTGATGCGCGCGATCGACCGCGAGCGCTACGAGGTCATCCCCGTCGGGATCACCAAGGCGGGGCAGTGGGTCCTCGCGGCCGACGAGCCCGAGCGCTGGGAGATCACGCCCGGCAACCTGCCGGAGGTCACGGCGACGGGCGGCGAGGTGCTGCTGCCGCTCGCGGTGGGGCAGCGTGCGCTGCGCGTCCTGGAGCCGGGCGAGTTCCCGCGCGAGCTGGGCGAGGTCGACGTCGTCTTCCCCCTGCTCCACGGTCCGTTCGGCGAGGACGGCACGCTCCAGGGCCTGCTCGAGCTCGCCGACGTGCCCTACGTGGGCGCGGGCGTGCTCGCGTCGGCCGTGGGCATGGACAAGCAGTTCATGAAGCTCGTCCTCGCGGGCCAGGGCCTGCCCATCGCGCCGTACACGGTCATCCGCCCGGGGGAGTGGGACCGCAACCCGGCCGCCTGGACCGAGACGGTCGCGGGCCTGGGCCTGCCCGTGTTCGTCAAGCCCGCCCGCGCCGGGTCGAGCCTCGGGATCACCAAGGTCGACGACCTCGCGGACCTGCCCGCGGCGATCGCCGAGGCGCGGCGCCACGACCCCAAGGTCCTGGTCGAGGCCGGCGTCGTGGGCCGCGAGATCGAGTGCGCGGTCCTCGGTGGGCGCGAGGGCGAGCGCCCGCGGGCGTCGCTGCCCGGCGAGATCGTCGTGACCGACGCGCACCACGACTTCTACGACTTCGAGGCCAAGTACCTCGACGAGGCGGGCGTCGAGCTGAGCTGCCCGGCCGACCTGCCGCCGCACCTCGTCGACGAGGTCCGCGACATCGCGGTCCGCACGTTCGAGGCCGTGGGCGCCGAGGGGCTCTCGCGCGTCGACGTGTTCGTGACGACCGACGGCCAGGTCATCGTCAACGAGATCAACACGATGCCGGGCTTCACGCCGTTCTCGATGTACCCGCGCATGTGGGAGAAGTCCGGCATCACGTACCCGGAGCTGATCGACGAGCTCATCCAGCTCGCGCTGCAGCGCCCGACCGGGCTGCGCTGA
- a CDS encoding DUF3515 domain-containing protein, giving the protein MLNAPRTPARRRTLTGILLVAVAAGLGACAPTIGVPVADDAADPKCAEVVLAVPDELGGLPKIKTDSQATAAWGEPGAAVTLRCGVTPPEPTTVGCMGVPSTAGSVDWIVTDDGKNTWTFVTYGRDPAVEVQIPPKVQQTQSTSFVSDLNRAVSKVEQTRYCM; this is encoded by the coding sequence GTGCTGAACGCCCCTCGTACCCCTGCCCGACGCCGGACGCTCACCGGGATCCTGCTGGTCGCCGTCGCCGCGGGCCTCGGTGCCTGTGCACCGACCATCGGTGTCCCGGTCGCGGACGACGCCGCGGACCCGAAGTGCGCCGAGGTCGTCCTCGCGGTCCCCGACGAGCTCGGTGGCCTGCCCAAGATCAAGACCGACAGCCAGGCCACCGCCGCCTGGGGCGAGCCCGGTGCGGCCGTGACGCTGCGCTGCGGCGTGACCCCGCCCGAGCCCACCACGGTCGGATGCATGGGCGTGCCGAGCACCGCGGGCAGCGTCGACTGGATCGTCACCGACGACGGCAAGAACACCTGGACGTTCGTGACCTACGGCCGCGACCCCGCGGTGGAGGTCCAGATCCCGCCGAAGGTGCAGCAGACCCAGTCCACGTCCTTCGTGTCCGACCTCAACCGCGCGGTGTCCAAGGTCGAGCAGACGCGCTACTGCATGTGA
- a CDS encoding thiamine-phosphate kinase: MTDPNENPTLVRETSEEELLAAIFPLLPTGEATLVGPGDDSAVVSAPDGRFVVSTDVLVERRHFRPEWSTGYDVGWRAAMQNLADVAAMGARPTSLVVSLVIPGHLPVEWVTGLARGLAAACAPSGAAVVGGDLSSGDDVVVAVTVHGDLGGRAPVLRSGAQVSDVVAHAGRRGWSAAGLALLDHDLGDVDRELVDAYLRPEPPLAAGTAAADAGATAMLDLSDGLLRDAGRVARASGVGIDLALDAFAADLARLARAASAVSSATGRRPPGEWPSAAADAGSGDPAAMARDWVLTGGEDHGLLATFPAGTVLPAAFRAVGHVVAAGRPGPDARPAVTVDGAAPRGGVGWDHFRG; encoded by the coding sequence GTGACCGATCCGAACGAGAACCCGACCCTGGTGCGCGAGACCTCGGAGGAGGAGCTGCTCGCGGCGATCTTCCCGCTCCTGCCGACGGGCGAGGCGACCCTCGTGGGTCCCGGCGACGACTCGGCCGTCGTGAGCGCGCCCGACGGCCGCTTCGTCGTCTCGACGGACGTCCTGGTCGAGCGTCGCCACTTCCGCCCGGAGTGGTCCACGGGGTACGACGTCGGGTGGCGCGCCGCGATGCAGAACCTCGCCGACGTCGCGGCCATGGGTGCGCGACCCACGTCGCTCGTGGTCTCGCTCGTGATCCCGGGGCACCTGCCCGTCGAGTGGGTCACGGGCCTCGCGCGCGGCCTCGCCGCGGCGTGCGCACCGAGCGGTGCGGCCGTCGTCGGGGGAGACCTGTCGAGCGGCGACGACGTGGTCGTCGCGGTCACGGTCCACGGGGACCTGGGCGGGCGGGCGCCGGTCCTGCGCTCGGGCGCCCAGGTGTCCGACGTCGTCGCGCACGCCGGGCGGAGGGGGTGGTCCGCCGCGGGGCTCGCCCTGCTCGACCACGACCTGGGGGACGTGGACCGGGAGCTGGTCGACGCGTACCTGCGACCCGAGCCGCCGCTCGCCGCGGGGACCGCGGCAGCCGACGCCGGAGCGACCGCGATGCTGGACCTGTCCGACGGCCTGCTGCGGGACGCGGGACGCGTCGCGCGCGCGAGCGGAGTCGGGATCGACCTGGCCCTCGACGCGTTCGCGGCGGACCTCGCACGGCTCGCCCGGGCGGCGTCCGCCGTGAGCTCGGCCACGGGTCGCCGCCCGCCCGGGGAGTGGCCGTCCGCCGCAGCGGACGCGGGGTCGGGCGACCCGGCGGCGATGGCGCGCGACTGGGTCCTGACGGGCGGAGAGGACCACGGGCTGCTCGCGACCTTCCCTGCGGGGACGGTCCTCCCGGCGGCCTTCCGGGCGGTCGGGCACGTGGTGGCTGCGGGACGACCGGGGCCGGACGCGCGTCCGGCAGTCACGGTCGACGGGGCCGCGCCGCGGGGCGGCGTCGGGTGGGACCACTTCCGGGGCTGA
- a CDS encoding GNAT family N-acetyltransferase: MVTELNEVTIRTATPQDAASIAQVHIASWRGAYAGIVPDEYLASLDHDQREAAWTSNLTSSGADILLAEADGRALGFASIGPARDEDADDGDLEIYAIYLDPEAWGRGVARDLMRTMLGKVPPRTPVSLWVLKDNDRAQHFYRRHGFAPDGVERRDDIGGRDLTQVRYRRRS, from the coding sequence ATGGTGACGGAACTCAACGAGGTAACGATCCGCACGGCGACACCGCAGGACGCGGCATCGATCGCCCAGGTGCACATCGCGTCCTGGCGCGGGGCCTACGCCGGGATCGTCCCCGACGAGTACCTGGCCTCTCTCGACCACGACCAGCGTGAGGCGGCCTGGACCTCGAACCTCACGAGCTCGGGCGCCGACATCCTGCTCGCCGAGGCCGACGGGCGGGCCCTGGGATTCGCCAGCATCGGTCCGGCCCGCGACGAGGACGCCGACGACGGCGACCTCGAGATCTACGCCATCTACCTCGACCCCGAGGCCTGGGGCCGCGGCGTGGCACGTGACCTGATGCGGACCATGCTCGGCAAGGTCCCCCCGCGCACCCCTGTGTCCCTGTGGGTGCTCAAGGACAACGACCGCGCCCAGCACTTCTACCGTCGTCACGGGTTCGCCCCGGACGGGGTCGAGCGACGCGACGACATCGGTGGTCGCGACCTCACCCAGGTGCGGTACCGCCGCAGGTCCTGA
- a CDS encoding NAD(P)/FAD-dependent oxidoreductase yields the protein MTRTSTTPATGEIPHTDSTPGVYDVIVVGGGAAGLSGALTLARARRSVLVVDAGRPRNAPAAHMHGYLSRDGENPAALLAAGRGEVTAYGGRITQGTVEAATPLPDGGFEVRLEDGRDLRARQLLVTTGLVDELPAVPGVAERWGKDVLHCPYCHGWEVRDQAVGILATSPMALHQAQMWRQWTDDVTLFLHGSPAPDATTRAALDARGVRVVDALVEALDVQDDALHGVRLVSGEVVPCAALVVAPRFTARSAVLESLGIETAEQVVDGTVVGTYVPSDPMGATTLPGVRVAGNVTNVMAQVVAAAAAGVQAAAATNGDLIADDVRRAVVPGTLDGPQAATAKG from the coding sequence ATGACCCGCACGAGTACGACACCCGCCACGGGTGAGATCCCGCACACCGACAGCACTCCCGGCGTCTACGACGTGATCGTCGTCGGAGGCGGCGCGGCCGGGCTCAGCGGAGCCCTGACGCTCGCCCGCGCCCGGCGCAGCGTCCTGGTCGTCGACGCGGGCCGCCCCCGCAACGCACCGGCCGCGCACATGCACGGCTACCTGTCGCGCGACGGCGAGAACCCCGCCGCGCTCCTGGCCGCAGGACGCGGGGAGGTCACGGCATACGGCGGTCGCATCACGCAGGGCACGGTCGAGGCGGCGACCCCGCTGCCGGACGGCGGGTTCGAGGTCCGGCTCGAGGACGGGAGGGACCTGCGCGCCCGTCAGCTGCTCGTCACGACCGGCCTCGTCGACGAGCTGCCCGCGGTGCCCGGGGTCGCCGAGCGCTGGGGCAAGGACGTCCTGCACTGCCCGTACTGCCACGGCTGGGAGGTGCGCGACCAGGCCGTGGGCATCCTCGCCACGAGCCCGATGGCGCTCCACCAGGCCCAGATGTGGCGCCAGTGGACCGACGACGTGACGCTCTTCCTCCACGGGTCCCCCGCGCCCGACGCGACGACCCGCGCCGCGCTCGACGCCCGCGGCGTCAGGGTCGTCGACGCCCTGGTCGAGGCCCTGGACGTCCAGGACGACGCGCTGCACGGCGTACGACTGGTGTCCGGCGAGGTCGTGCCGTGCGCCGCGCTCGTGGTCGCACCCCGCTTCACGGCCCGGTCCGCGGTCCTGGAGTCCCTGGGGATCGAGACCGCGGAGCAGGTCGTCGACGGCACCGTGGTCGGGACGTACGTGCCCTCCGACCCGATGGGAGCGACCACGCTGCCCGGGGTCCGCGTCGCCGGCAACGTCACGAACGTCATGGCGCAGGTCGTCGCCGCCGCCGCGGCCGGGGTCCAGGCCGCGGCGGCGACCAACGGCGACCTGATCGCCGACGACGTCCGACGGGCCGTCGTCCCAGGCACCCTCGACGGCCCGCAGGCGGCAACCGCCAAAGGCTGA
- a CDS encoding helix-turn-helix domain-containing protein, with product MDAPADASDDPFAAALEAVGPRLRALRQRRQLTLVDLSDRTGISVSTLSRLESGGRRPTLELLLPLAREHEVPLDELVGAPPTGDPRIHARPVKRGDSTILPLSRRPGGVQAYKQVLHGRTSDVLPETKVHEGYEWLYVLGGRLRLLLGEHDLVLGEGEAAEFDTRTPHAILNADEHPVELLVLHGPQGERAHFRARPMQRRAD from the coding sequence ATGGACGCACCAGCGGACGCATCGGACGACCCCTTCGCCGCAGCCCTAGAAGCCGTCGGGCCCCGGCTGCGCGCGCTGCGCCAGCGGCGCCAGCTGACCCTCGTCGACCTGTCCGACCGCACGGGCATCTCCGTGAGCACCCTGTCCCGGCTGGAGTCCGGGGGGCGACGCCCCACGCTCGAGCTGTTGCTGCCCCTCGCCCGCGAGCACGAGGTCCCGCTCGACGAGCTGGTCGGCGCCCCGCCCACGGGGGACCCACGCATCCACGCGCGGCCCGTCAAGAGGGGCGACTCGACGATCCTGCCGCTGTCCCGCCGGCCGGGAGGGGTCCAGGCCTACAAGCAGGTCCTGCACGGACGAACCTCGGACGTGCTGCCGGAGACCAAGGTGCACGAGGGCTACGAGTGGCTGTACGTCCTGGGCGGGCGGCTGCGGCTCCTGCTCGGTGAGCACGACCTGGTGCTCGGCGAGGGCGAGGCCGCGGAGTTCGACACCCGCACCCCGCACGCGATCCTCAACGCCGACGAGCACCCGGTCGAGCTCCTCGTCCTGCACGGCCCCCAGGGGGAGAGGGCGCACTTCCGGGCTCGGCCCATGCAGCGTCGCGCCGATTGA
- the rpmB gene encoding 50S ribosomal protein L28, translating into MAANCEVCGKGPSFGHSISHSHIRTKRRWNPNIQRVRAIVSGTPKRLNVCTSCLKAGKVVRHV; encoded by the coding sequence GTGGCTGCCAACTGCGAAGTCTGCGGCAAGGGCCCGAGCTTCGGGCACAGCATCTCGCACTCGCACATCCGTACGAAGCGTCGCTGGAACCCGAACATCCAGCGCGTCCGTGCGATCGTCTCGGGTACCCCGAAGCGTCTCAACGTGTGCACCTCGTGCCTGAAGGCCGGCAAGGTCGTCCGTCACGTCTGA
- a CDS encoding DAK2 domain-containing protein, with product MTDGTEHIEPAVVRTWVAETVRALGEARARIDRANVFPVADADTGTNLFLTVTEGARAVGEVPDGAPVDTVLLAFARGALIGARGNSGVILSEYLRGFAGATTVADEPVGSLRVATRLEAAARSSYAAVAVPVPGTILTAADGAAVAARAAAEAGADLSGVVRAARAGAHEAMLRSPRELDVLSRAGVLDAGAFGLVLVLDALCHALGAVDDGPGLGLGTRGALSVADGTMARMTSGTTGVDDVTDVTSVPAPGAALVGRTTAQASGVVVPVAGAAPGEHAPVGIDGEFEVMLVVDGTDGTDGTDGTDAPAPATPPLADALRAALAQVGDSVVVVGEGVWQAHVHTDDPARAVQAARAAAGGARGARLRQVCVRHLATQVAARGSLHGHALPTSGEVPEHGVVAITSAPGLVPDLARSGAVVLLATDHVPTPGEVLRVAVDTGARTVAVLPGSAGAADAAREAEGLVGQGAGDLRGIEVLDAPTDLHVVAALAAATLGSAAADAVALMKATLEEVRAVQVPADGTLVRPALEGLLRADDEVLTVLPGRWVDPVVVDVVAGIARQCVPGIEVVVLDSGRDHADLELGAE from the coding sequence GTGACGGACGGCACGGAGCACATCGAGCCCGCGGTGGTGCGGACGTGGGTGGCGGAGACGGTCCGGGCGCTGGGCGAGGCCCGGGCGCGCATCGACCGCGCGAACGTCTTCCCCGTCGCCGACGCGGACACGGGGACCAACCTCTTCCTGACCGTCACCGAGGGCGCACGGGCCGTGGGCGAGGTGCCCGACGGCGCGCCCGTCGACACCGTGCTGCTCGCCTTCGCGCGGGGCGCCCTGATCGGGGCCCGCGGCAACTCGGGCGTGATCCTCAGCGAGTACCTGCGCGGCTTCGCGGGCGCGACCACCGTGGCCGACGAGCCCGTGGGCTCCCTGCGGGTCGCGACCCGGCTCGAGGCCGCGGCCCGCTCGTCCTACGCGGCCGTCGCGGTCCCGGTCCCCGGCACGATCCTCACCGCGGCCGACGGGGCCGCCGTCGCGGCCCGTGCCGCGGCGGAGGCCGGGGCAGACCTGAGCGGCGTCGTGCGCGCGGCGCGCGCGGGAGCGCACGAGGCCATGCTGCGCAGCCCCCGAGAGCTCGACGTCCTGTCCCGCGCGGGCGTGCTCGACGCCGGGGCCTTCGGGCTCGTGCTCGTCCTCGACGCGCTGTGCCACGCGCTGGGAGCCGTCGACGACGGCCCCGGTCTCGGGCTCGGCACGAGGGGCGCGCTGTCGGTGGCCGACGGCACGATGGCCCGCATGACGAGTGGGACGACCGGCGTCGACGACGTGACCGACGTCACGTCGGTGCCCGCACCCGGCGCGGCCCTCGTGGGCAGGACGACCGCGCAGGCGAGCGGCGTCGTCGTGCCCGTGGCGGGCGCAGCGCCCGGCGAGCACGCGCCCGTCGGGATCGACGGTGAGTTCGAGGTCATGCTCGTGGTCGACGGCACCGACGGCACCGACGGCACCGACGGCACCGACGCTCCGGCCCCCGCGACGCCGCCGCTCGCCGACGCGCTACGGGCGGCTCTCGCGCAGGTCGGCGACTCGGTCGTGGTCGTGGGGGAGGGCGTCTGGCAGGCGCACGTGCACACCGACGACCCCGCGCGCGCCGTCCAGGCCGCCCGGGCCGCGGCCGGCGGTGCCCGGGGAGCCCGGCTGCGCCAGGTGTGCGTGCGTCACCTCGCGACGCAGGTCGCAGCGCGGGGCAGCCTGCACGGGCACGCGCTCCCGACATCGGGCGAGGTGCCAGAGCACGGCGTCGTCGCGATCACGTCGGCCCCCGGCCTCGTGCCGGACCTGGCCCGCAGCGGTGCCGTCGTCCTCCTCGCCACCGATCACGTGCCGACCCCGGGCGAGGTGCTGCGCGTGGCCGTCGACACCGGTGCGCGCACCGTCGCGGTCCTGCCCGGGAGCGCGGGCGCAGCCGACGCCGCGCGCGAGGCCGAGGGGCTCGTCGGCCAGGGCGCCGGCGACCTGCGCGGCATCGAGGTGCTCGACGCCCCCACCGACCTGCACGTCGTGGCCGCGCTCGCGGCGGCGACCCTGGGCTCCGCCGCCGCCGACGCCGTCGCCCTCATGAAGGCGACCCTCGAGGAGGTCCGCGCGGTCCAGGTGCCCGCGGACGGGACGCTCGTGCGACCCGCGCTCGAAGGCCTCCTCCGCGCCGACGACGAGGTGCTGACCGTCCTGCCGGGACGCTGGGTCGACCCGGTCGTGGTCGACGTCGTCGCGGGCATCGCCCGTCAGTGCGTCCCGGGCATCGAGGTCGTCGTCCTCGACTCCGGACGCGACCACGCCGACCTGGAGCTGGGAGCAGAATGA